One stretch of Natronolimnobius baerhuensis DNA includes these proteins:
- a CDS encoding pectate lyase, with protein sequence MERRNFLHAVGAASLGAATLGSTQTVTAQETRDGREVVTLENVGAVSPSSPIAPDDGFADLRWLEEGPLVVVRVTNLDATGEGSFKWACEVGYDELNAEDIGRRLIVFEVGGVIDLENTDIQAERKNIYVAGQTAPSPGITLIRVDAPGLEFDEENQFVQHIRSRPGDEISGPSDSMVVGDNGFNVCFDHCSVSWGSEESMSVNASDHSEDITFSNNLIAEGLFDSPAHGGDDQRAYGSLVGNGADRTAILGNLYAHTWSRNPRLKGGTEVTVANNVWYNFERGMRIGGDVDEPNYINVVGNHYRDGPDADTDRPIVYTAHDESDPTISLHTSNNVFDDGYTLVEPDAPWQLESDRIDEYWPADFMPIDGDPYDQVRLHAGARPADRTEIDERILADVENRTGTIIDSQDDVGGYPDLESATRDLEIPDGDVTNWLVQHTRAVELGEAPPGEGGSGPPEIGGTRPTDPDGDGTYNDLTGDGQTTHDDVTVFFENLEDDAVQNNVDSFDFAGNGEVGFADVADLLRRV encoded by the coding sequence ATGGAACGAAGGAATTTCCTGCACGCTGTGGGAGCAGCGAGCCTTGGCGCAGCGACGCTTGGAAGTACACAGACTGTCACCGCCCAAGAGACGAGAGATGGCCGCGAGGTCGTCACACTCGAAAACGTCGGCGCGGTCTCTCCGAGTTCACCGATTGCACCCGACGACGGCTTCGCCGATCTGAGGTGGCTCGAGGAGGGGCCACTCGTGGTCGTCCGGGTGACGAATCTCGATGCAACCGGCGAAGGGTCGTTCAAGTGGGCCTGCGAAGTGGGCTACGACGAGTTGAACGCCGAAGACATCGGGCGGCGACTGATCGTCTTCGAAGTTGGCGGCGTCATCGACCTCGAGAATACGGATATACAGGCCGAGCGAAAGAACATCTACGTCGCCGGTCAGACCGCGCCGTCGCCGGGGATCACGCTCATCCGAGTGGATGCACCCGGCCTCGAGTTCGACGAGGAGAATCAGTTCGTCCAGCACATCCGCTCGCGACCGGGCGATGAGATCAGCGGGCCGTCGGATTCGATGGTCGTCGGTGATAACGGCTTCAACGTCTGTTTCGACCACTGTAGCGTGAGCTGGGGCAGCGAGGAGTCGATGTCGGTCAACGCGAGCGACCACTCCGAGGACATCACCTTCAGCAACAATCTCATCGCGGAGGGACTGTTCGATTCGCCGGCCCACGGCGGCGACGATCAGCGCGCCTATGGGAGCCTGGTCGGCAACGGTGCCGACCGAACGGCAATCCTAGGGAATCTCTACGCCCACACGTGGAGTCGTAATCCGCGCCTCAAGGGTGGCACAGAGGTCACGGTCGCGAACAACGTCTGGTACAACTTCGAACGCGGCATGCGGATCGGTGGCGACGTAGACGAACCCAACTACATCAACGTCGTCGGCAACCACTACCGCGACGGCCCCGACGCGGATACCGACCGCCCAATCGTCTACACCGCACACGACGAGAGCGACCCAACGATTTCCCTCCATACGTCGAACAACGTCTTCGACGATGGGTATACGCTGGTCGAACCCGACGCGCCGTGGCAACTCGAGTCCGACCGGATCGACGAGTACTGGCCCGCAGACTTCATGCCAATCGACGGCGATCCCTACGATCAGGTTCGCTTGCACGCTGGCGCGCGCCCGGCCGACCGGACCGAGATTGACGAGCGCATCCTTGCTGACGTCGAGAATCGCACTGGCACGATCATCGACAGCCAAGACGACGTCGGCGGCTATCCCGACCTCGAGTCGGCGACGCGTGACCTCGAGATACCCGATGGCGACGTGACGAACTGGCTCGTCCAGCACACACGGGCCGTTGAACTCGGCGAGGCACCGCCTGGAGAGGGCGGGTCGGGGCCGCCCGAAATCGGTGGTACGCGACCAACCGATCCGGACGGGGACGGCACGTACAACGATCTGACTGGCGACGGCCAGACGACCCACGACGACGTAACGGTCTTCTTCGAGAATCTCGAGGATGACGCGGTACAGAATAACGTTGACTCCTTCGATTTCGCTGGCAACGGCGAGGTCGGCTTTGCGGACGTGGCCGATCTGCTGCGGCGCGTCTAA
- a CDS encoding twin-arginine translocation signal domain-containing protein: protein MNSNPDTDDTDGDRTETTDHSQRDPDETASSDNNGVSRALSRRRFVQATGATAGALALGGTGIAGAQPLEETCESFGEIDIGDGDFLLINNDWGASVEDHGFEMCSWLAEDGSYGYEWTSRPAGGEPNYPQVLLGTKPWGDDSGADSFPIQRGDVDELTLEVDIDLDVSGGEWNLAEEWWLMEQPPDQQIETHTHEIMLVLEWGAEHSHGGVDEPGVWTDQFGNEIDYWTVYGGGGGTDAAFHIFRVNGGLTTGQVDLTEIIDFMTERYGLSQDLWVSGIEVGNEYWEGVQGDVTYNTLDVTVNGTTYESGSDAGNGSDPEPGAIEVGEYETQDTTDDGLQNDFTGDGQTSHDDVTAFFENLEDENIQNNPDAFDFAGNDEIGFADVVDLLRRV from the coding sequence ATGAATTCGAATCCAGACACGGACGACACAGACGGTGACCGAACCGAGACGACCGACCACTCACAGCGTGACCCAGACGAGACGGCGAGTTCTGACAACAACGGCGTCAGCCGCGCACTCTCGAGGCGGCGGTTCGTCCAGGCAACCGGTGCAACGGCGGGCGCACTCGCACTTGGTGGCACCGGCATCGCCGGTGCACAGCCACTCGAGGAGACCTGTGAGTCTTTCGGCGAAATCGACATCGGCGACGGCGACTTCCTGTTGATCAACAACGACTGGGGCGCGAGCGTCGAGGACCACGGCTTCGAGATGTGTAGCTGGCTCGCCGAGGACGGCAGCTACGGCTACGAGTGGACCTCCCGCCCCGCCGGTGGCGAGCCGAACTATCCGCAGGTCTTACTCGGCACCAAACCCTGGGGCGACGACAGCGGGGCCGACTCGTTCCCGATCCAGCGCGGCGACGTCGACGAGTTGACCCTCGAGGTCGATATCGACCTCGACGTCTCTGGCGGCGAGTGGAACCTCGCCGAAGAGTGGTGGCTGATGGAACAGCCGCCCGACCAGCAGATCGAAACCCACACGCACGAAATCATGCTCGTCCTCGAGTGGGGCGCAGAACACAGCCACGGCGGGGTCGACGAGCCGGGTGTCTGGACCGATCAGTTCGGCAACGAAATCGACTACTGGACGGTCTACGGCGGTGGCGGCGGCACGGACGCCGCATTCCACATCTTCCGCGTCAACGGTGGGCTGACGACCGGACAGGTTGACCTGACCGAGATTATCGACTTCATGACCGAGCGCTACGGCCTCAGTCAAGACCTGTGGGTCAGCGGCATCGAAGTCGGCAATGAGTACTGGGAGGGCGTTCAGGGCGATGTGACCTACAACACCCTCGACGTGACGGTCAACGGCACGACCTACGAGAGCGGCAGCGATGCTGGAAACGGCTCGGATCCAGAACCCGGAGCCATCGAGGTCGGCGAGTACGAAACGCAGGATACCACCGACGACGGCCTGCAAAACGACTTTACCGGCGACGGGCAGACCAGCCACGACGACGTGACCGCCTTCTTCGAAAACCTCGAGGACGAAAACATCCAGAACAATCCGGACGCGTTCGACTTCGCCGGCAACGATGAAATAGGCTTTGCGGACGTGGTCGACTTGCTCCGGCGCGTCTAA
- a CDS encoding glycoside hydrolase family 5 protein has protein sequence MKHASSTDEQTDDQSVTRLERGATDKRAPTRRRFLQSAAATGALAAGFSAGSAGTVSAATTGIPTPRLHVEGNLIKDPQGNTVTLRGLNIADPKRLNVTAPARGKAAEHVVDLLTDESQGWYPRVIRVPAQPVDIGEHEPGHTGGPPDPVAFTEAELEEYLETHYDPIIEQLGELGVYAIVDFHRHWTDNDAEDGWDGEWGNSETGTINEELQEEVNMFWEIVAPRYADDDHVLYEVYNEPTEPGMWAEVDRQWVRDNWRLWKELAQPWVDTIREHADNIVIVGSPSWSQNPEGYYIEPFEGENLAYAYHIYSGHVVSQDEAWDEVGIDGMGTDGVYEEVPVFVTEFGWEATHAGATELYGRTSDFADPFFEWLESSEAIHWTAWCADPIWRPVMFTRAFLDEDPTLPEDTDSIGHPYEDEIPVHCEDLPCEWDLLGGDEFAGEYVKAHLEAYRDDGLPGDGGGSEPEPIQVGEYTPEDTTGDGLHNDFTGDGETTHDDVTAFFENLEDAGIQENPDAFDFADDNEVGFADVAELLRRV, from the coding sequence ATGAAACACGCATCATCGACAGACGAGCAGACAGACGACCAGTCAGTAACTCGCCTCGAGCGCGGAGCCACCGACAAACGGGCACCGACCCGACGGCGATTTCTCCAATCAGCGGCTGCGACAGGAGCGCTTGCGGCCGGATTCAGCGCAGGGTCAGCAGGGACGGTTTCGGCGGCCACGACGGGCATCCCAACGCCACGGCTCCATGTCGAGGGGAACCTGATCAAAGACCCGCAGGGAAACACCGTCACGCTCCGCGGACTCAACATCGCTGATCCGAAGCGCCTGAACGTGACGGCACCGGCACGCGGGAAAGCCGCCGAACACGTCGTCGACCTCCTCACGGATGAGAGCCAGGGCTGGTATCCCAGAGTCATCCGCGTACCCGCCCAGCCGGTCGATATCGGCGAGCACGAACCCGGCCACACCGGCGGCCCGCCCGATCCAGTCGCGTTCACCGAAGCCGAACTCGAGGAGTATCTCGAGACGCATTACGATCCGATCATCGAGCAGTTAGGCGAGTTGGGCGTCTACGCCATCGTCGATTTCCACCGCCACTGGACGGACAACGACGCCGAAGACGGCTGGGACGGCGAGTGGGGAAACAGTGAGACGGGGACGATCAACGAGGAGTTGCAAGAAGAGGTCAACATGTTCTGGGAGATCGTCGCGCCGCGGTACGCCGACGACGACCACGTCCTCTACGAGGTCTACAACGAGCCGACCGAACCCGGCATGTGGGCCGAGGTCGACCGCCAGTGGGTCAGAGACAACTGGCGGCTGTGGAAGGAGTTGGCCCAGCCGTGGGTGGATACGATCCGCGAACACGCCGACAACATCGTCATCGTCGGCTCGCCAAGCTGGAGCCAGAACCCGGAGGGCTACTACATCGAGCCCTTCGAGGGCGAGAATCTCGCCTACGCGTATCACATCTACTCAGGCCACGTCGTCAGCCAGGACGAAGCCTGGGACGAGGTCGGTATCGACGGGATGGGTACCGACGGCGTCTACGAGGAGGTCCCGGTGTTCGTCACCGAGTTCGGCTGGGAGGCGACCCACGCCGGCGCGACCGAACTCTACGGGCGCACGAGCGACTTCGCCGACCCGTTCTTCGAGTGGCTCGAGTCGAGCGAGGCGATTCACTGGACGGCCTGGTGTGCCGATCCGATCTGGCGACCGGTTATGTTCACGCGAGCGTTTCTCGACGAAGATCCGACGCTACCGGAGGATACCGACTCCATCGGCCACCCCTACGAAGACGAGATTCCCGTCCACTGCGAGGACCTGCCCTGTGAGTGGGACCTCCTCGGCGGCGACGAGTTCGCCGGCGAGTACGTCAAAGCACACCTCGAGGCCTATCGCGACGATGGGCTTCCGGGCGACGGCGGCGGCTCGGAGCCGGAGCCGATTCAGGTCGGCGAGTACACACCCGAAGACACGACAGGCGACGGCCTGCACAACGACTTCACCGGCGACGGCGAGACGACCCACGACGACGTGACCGCCTTCTTCGAGAATCTCGAGGATGCGGGCATTCAGGAAAACCCCGATGCGTTCGACTTCGCCGACGACAACGAGGTCGGCTTCGCAGACGTGGCCGAACTGCTTCGACGGGTCTGA
- a CDS encoding cellulase family glycosylhydrolase yields the protein MNDNNDSRQQTGESTNKSARRRALDRASERPTINMSRRSMMRATAGTSMAALGLGAGITGSVAGNISEFDDLTIDSQNRIVNESGEPFKMRGVSIPDPKRLDRTSQLRGKTPMQLLDMMTNNDRGWYPRAIRLPAQPQDIGEHPMGHAGPEYFDDNGNLRPEAPDIENPDAIRDNRRAMQPPQPVAFTEAELEDYLENYYDPLVERCKERGVYAIVDFHRHWHEQPPGTEAPGAAENHLPYDSPYTNYWAYNTFSGPNVTFDETTPSSWGYVDSTYINEGDHDGEQGEWAGVDSPADIPGTPYAYENWQVNEELLEEALLFWSVVADRYADEPHVVFEPYNEPTAPGIWGPVEGCGALKQEPLWETFVDDFMGPIIDEIRQHQPEQVLLVGVPGWCQSLQGLYWYDFNDAGYDNIAVTWHNYAGHDVSQLNNWFNDTNYRWHEDIAAETEGELTDPYIEPEQDVYDDSCYGWEGYEAAGLQDAMDFHHISISEFGWINDPEVAHWLRGTTTGQGTLPEYGIPFFDQIEADDRISWIAWCADVRWYPTMFEFPEGPDEGDLIGDVLVNDNFYDTDLEDIWAALPNGAPCPDVENQPCEWDLLGGEHSGEYIKEQLEVHRDDMVPFDLGTTEPGHDDPDLYNGSEGIQVGEYTAQDTTDDGLHNDFTGDGETTHDDVTAFFENFEDDGIQDNPEAFDFTESGDVTFSDVAELLRQL from the coding sequence ATGAACGACAACAACGACAGCAGACAGCAGACGGGCGAATCGACGAACAAAAGCGCAAGACGACGCGCGTTAGACCGTGCGAGTGAGCGACCGACGATCAACATGTCGCGCCGGTCGATGATGCGAGCAACGGCTGGTACAAGCATGGCCGCGCTCGGACTGGGTGCAGGCATTACCGGCAGCGTCGCCGGCAACATCAGCGAGTTCGACGACCTGACAATCGATAGCCAGAACCGAATCGTCAACGAGTCGGGCGAGCCGTTCAAGATGCGGGGCGTCAGCATTCCCGATCCGAAGCGACTCGACCGGACGAGCCAACTGCGCGGGAAAACCCCGATGCAGTTGCTCGACATGATGACCAACAACGACCGGGGCTGGTATCCACGCGCCATTCGCCTGCCCGCCCAGCCACAGGACATCGGCGAACACCCGATGGGACACGCCGGTCCGGAGTACTTCGACGACAACGGCAACCTGCGTCCAGAGGCACCAGACATCGAGAATCCGGACGCGATTCGCGACAACCGCCGGGCGATGCAGCCGCCACAGCCCGTCGCGTTCACCGAAGCCGAACTCGAGGACTATCTCGAGAACTACTACGACCCACTCGTCGAGCGCTGTAAGGAACGAGGCGTCTACGCCATCGTCGACTTCCACCGCCACTGGCACGAACAGCCGCCAGGAACGGAAGCCCCCGGCGCGGCGGAGAACCACCTGCCCTACGACAGTCCGTACACGAACTACTGGGCGTACAACACGTTCTCGGGGCCGAACGTTACCTTCGACGAAACGACGCCCAGTTCGTGGGGCTACGTCGACTCGACGTACATCAACGAGGGAGATCACGACGGCGAACAGGGAGAGTGGGCCGGCGTCGACTCACCGGCAGACATCCCTGGTACGCCATACGCCTACGAAAACTGGCAGGTCAACGAGGAACTGCTCGAGGAGGCACTCCTGTTCTGGAGCGTCGTCGCCGACCGGTACGCCGACGAACCGCACGTGGTCTTCGAGCCGTACAACGAGCCGACTGCCCCGGGTATCTGGGGACCAGTCGAGGGCTGTGGCGCGCTCAAACAGGAGCCGCTGTGGGAGACGTTCGTCGACGACTTCATGGGACCGATCATCGACGAAATCCGACAGCACCAGCCCGAACAGGTGCTGCTGGTCGGCGTCCCCGGCTGGTGTCAGTCGCTGCAGGGACTGTACTGGTATGACTTCAACGACGCTGGCTACGACAACATCGCCGTCACCTGGCACAACTACGCCGGCCACGACGTGAGCCAACTCAACAACTGGTTCAACGACACGAACTACCGCTGGCACGAAGACATCGCCGCAGAGACTGAGGGTGAGTTGACTGACCCATACATCGAGCCGGAACAGGACGTCTACGACGACTCGTGTTACGGTTGGGAAGGCTACGAGGCCGCCGGCCTGCAGGATGCGATGGACTTCCATCACATCTCGATCAGCGAGTTCGGCTGGATCAACGACCCGGAAGTCGCTCACTGGCTGCGCGGGACGACCACCGGCCAGGGGACGCTGCCGGAGTACGGCATTCCGTTCTTTGACCAGATCGAAGCCGACGACCGCATCAGCTGGATCGCCTGGTGTGCCGACGTTCGCTGGTACCCGACGATGTTCGAGTTCCCAGAAGGGCCTGACGAGGGTGACCTCATCGGCGACGTCCTCGTCAACGACAACTTCTACGACACCGATCTCGAGGACATCTGGGCGGCGCTGCCGAACGGCGCACCGTGTCCCGACGTGGAGAACCAGCCCTGCGAGTGGGATCTCCTCGGCGGCGAACACAGCGGCGAGTACATCAAAGAGCAACTCGAGGTCCACCGCGACGATATGGTGCCGTTCGATCTGGGAACGACCGAGCCCGGCCACGACGATCCGGACCTCTACAACGGCTCGGAGGGCATTCAAGTCGGCGAGTACACAGCCCAAGATACGACCGATGACGGCTTGCACAACGACTTCACCGGTGACGGTGAGACGACCCACGACGACGTGACGGCCTTCTTCGAGAACTTCGAAGACGACGGGATCCAGGACAACCCCGAAGCGTTCGACTTCACCGAGAGCGGTGACGTTACCTTCTCGGACGTCGCCGAACTGCTGCGTCAGCTGTAA
- a CDS encoding endo-1,4-beta-xylanase encodes MTRNTETTPGEHDERTASDDQRAAGTESQASNEQESTTALERRDYLRGIGAAGLAGGLGGLGLGAGATGSALAQESWEAAADERIEQYRMGDLEVVVETDDGAAVTDATVEIEQQGHDFGFGCMAHAEFLTRGSEWGEDIYTDEDQERYAETLEEHFNMIVLENVHKWNLWEDNTEIADEAVEWARERDMDVRGHVALWGNIDAHAIPPRVVEAMGEDWEEAGEPDHDPDYVVEESMDHIETIIEHYGDDITEWEIVNEVFHEPAMIEAIEGQGTTPETAEILGDWYEFGEEVADRYDIDIAVNDYNTLNGNHGYARDQYHDQIDYLMNERGIDLDGIGMQSHHYADERISYDEMMTRLDEYAQYGAGLKVTEFDMFGDGWDRQMQADYLHRFLKTFFSHPEAEDFLMWGHWDPVHWGPEMGDDPDAPLYEEDWTEKPAYDEYVDLVFDEWWTDESGTTDSSGEFETAVFHGDHEVTVTVNGESATQQVSVTDADGPVQLELTVDGDGNGDDDPVVGDYTPEDTTGDGLRNDFTGDGQTTHDDVTAFFENLEDDAIQQNWADFDFAGTDEVGFADVVELLYDV; translated from the coding sequence ATGACACGGAATACCGAGACAACGCCAGGGGAGCACGACGAGCGAACAGCATCGGATGACCAACGGGCAGCGGGGACAGAGTCGCAAGCGAGCAACGAGCAAGAGTCGACGACAGCGCTCGAGCGGCGAGACTACCTTCGCGGAATCGGAGCCGCGGGGCTGGCCGGCGGACTTGGCGGACTCGGCCTCGGTGCTGGTGCGACCGGGAGTGCGCTCGCACAGGAGTCGTGGGAGGCCGCGGCCGACGAGCGAATCGAGCAGTACCGAATGGGCGACCTCGAGGTCGTCGTCGAGACCGACGACGGCGCGGCGGTGACGGATGCAACGGTCGAAATCGAACAACAGGGACACGACTTTGGCTTTGGGTGTATGGCCCACGCCGAGTTCCTCACGCGGGGCAGCGAGTGGGGCGAGGATATCTACACCGACGAAGATCAGGAGCGCTACGCCGAAACCCTCGAGGAGCACTTCAACATGATCGTCCTCGAGAACGTCCACAAGTGGAACCTGTGGGAAGACAACACCGAGATCGCCGACGAGGCGGTCGAGTGGGCTCGCGAGCGGGATATGGACGTGCGCGGTCACGTCGCACTGTGGGGGAACATCGACGCGCACGCGATTCCGCCGCGGGTCGTCGAAGCGATGGGTGAAGACTGGGAAGAAGCTGGTGAGCCGGATCACGACCCCGACTACGTCGTCGAGGAGTCGATGGATCACATCGAGACGATCATCGAACACTACGGCGACGACATTACGGAGTGGGAGATCGTCAATGAGGTCTTCCACGAGCCAGCGATGATCGAAGCCATCGAAGGGCAGGGAACCACTCCGGAGACCGCAGAAATCCTGGGCGACTGGTACGAGTTCGGTGAAGAGGTCGCCGACCGGTACGACATCGACATTGCGGTCAACGACTACAACACGCTCAACGGCAACCACGGCTACGCCCGCGACCAGTACCACGACCAGATCGATTATCTGATGAACGAGCGCGGGATCGATCTGGACGGCATCGGGATGCAGTCCCACCACTACGCCGACGAGCGGATCAGCTACGACGAGATGATGACCCGGCTCGATGAGTACGCCCAGTACGGTGCCGGCCTCAAGGTCACCGAGTTCGATATGTTCGGCGACGGCTGGGACCGACAGATGCAGGCCGACTACCTCCACCGGTTCCTCAAGACGTTCTTCAGCCATCCCGAAGCCGAGGACTTCCTCATGTGGGGCCACTGGGATCCAGTCCACTGGGGCCCGGAAATGGGCGACGATCCGGACGCGCCGCTGTACGAAGAGGACTGGACCGAAAAGCCGGCTTACGACGAGTACGTCGATCTGGTCTTCGACGAGTGGTGGACCGACGAGTCCGGCACGACCGATTCCAGCGGCGAGTTCGAGACAGCTGTGTTCCACGGGGACCACGAGGTTACTGTCACTGTCAACGGCGAGTCGGCGACCCAGCAGGTCTCCGTGACCGACGCCGACGGGCCCGTGCAGTTGGAACTCACAGTCGATGGCGACGGAAACGGCGACGACGACCCAGTCGTCGGCGACTACACACCCGAGGATACGACCGGCGATGGCCTCCGGAACGACTTCACCGGTGACGGCCAGACGACCCACGACGACGTCACCGCCTTCTTCGAGAACCTTGAGGACGATGCGATCCAGCAGAATTGGGCGGACTTCGATTTCGCTGGTACCGACGAGGTCGGCTTTGCGGACGTCGTCGAACTGCTTTACGACGTGTAG
- a CDS encoding PKD domain-containing protein gives MNDDTTHHNTDEAAENDRTPTSRRTFIKAAGASAGALTLGATAASAQDVPTIVTELADDQLDPGETTTATVSLEDVPVGSAGVNVTLEVDPDVALITEIDINNSLLELELNDEIEEAGGGVDSILLPRIADIEESSVEVGTYHLEAQGDGETTLELQDFALTDPDSNVVREANYDAPTLTVGEPDDGPSPPSTPTSLEVVSTSESSIEVDWSADSNAASYNVYVDGSLEDETTTSSATVTGLDADTSYEIGVSAVGDDGDETSTATVTATTDAEDDEPPETTTVTVDLADSEIEPGDTTTVDLGLSEAPNGLLGFTVDLTIDDSVVSIADADISEPFPDTSSPISYVDIDGDTVRLSAIEPLDPGTTNIDFGHVELEGVAGGDTDIDVEVVRLEDLDDDDIPAETQSESLTVTGEEPPETPTVTVDPADDEIDTGETTTVDLGLTEAPDGLLGFTVDLTIDDSIVEITDADISEPFPDTSQPISYVDIEGDTVRLSAIEPLDPGTTDIDFGHVELEGQANGDTDIDVEIVRMEDLDDDDIPAETESATLSVVGEPVEEPPVVPEALEVVSTTESSIEVSWSADANAASFNVYLDGSLDSDTTMTSATITGLDDDTTYEIGVSAVGDDGDETDTATVTATTDEEDEPAPGDYPTWESDVLYQQGERVSWDGENWEAKWTNQGQEPEYDVNGTWEPLEGEIPLEDDLAELQPSSTSASAGERLEFSVSDTSPNDAWITSLEWDFGDGTTASGWWNDHTYDSSGTYTVTLTATDQLDRQSTDEVEITVS, from the coding sequence ATGAACGACGATACAACACACCACAACACAGACGAAGCGGCCGAAAACGACCGTACACCGACCTCACGCCGGACCTTCATCAAAGCCGCCGGCGCGAGCGCAGGTGCGCTTACACTCGGTGCCACAGCGGCATCCGCACAGGACGTCCCAACCATCGTCACCGAACTCGCTGACGACCAACTCGATCCCGGCGAAACGACAACCGCAACGGTTTCACTCGAGGACGTTCCAGTCGGCTCAGCCGGCGTCAACGTCACGCTCGAGGTCGACCCCGACGTTGCACTGATCACCGAAATCGACATCAATAACTCGCTGCTCGAACTCGAACTCAACGACGAAATCGAGGAGGCAGGCGGCGGGGTCGACTCGATTTTGCTCCCGCGGATCGCCGATATCGAAGAGTCTAGCGTCGAAGTCGGAACCTATCACCTCGAAGCACAGGGTGACGGCGAAACGACGCTCGAGCTTCAAGACTTCGCACTCACAGACCCGGACAGCAACGTCGTCAGAGAAGCCAACTACGACGCCCCAACGCTGACCGTTGGCGAGCCCGACGACGGCCCATCGCCACCGAGTACGCCGACGAGCCTCGAGGTCGTCTCGACGAGCGAGAGTTCCATCGAAGTCGACTGGAGCGCCGACTCGAACGCAGCCAGCTACAACGTCTACGTCGATGGCAGTCTCGAGGACGAAACGACCACCTCGAGTGCAACGGTCACGGGTCTCGACGCCGACACCAGCTACGAAATCGGTGTCAGCGCTGTCGGTGACGACGGCGACGAGACGAGTACCGCGACGGTGACGGCAACGACCGACGCCGAAGACGACGAGCCGCCGGAAACGACGACGGTCACGGTCGATCTTGCAGACAGTGAGATCGAGCCTGGCGACACGACGACCGTCGACCTCGGCCTCTCGGAGGCACCGAACGGCCTGCTCGGCTTTACCGTCGATCTCACCATCGACGACAGCGTCGTCTCGATTGCCGACGCAGATATCAGCGAGCCGTTCCCAGACACCTCCAGCCCGATCAGCTATGTCGATATCGACGGCGATACCGTCCGCCTGAGCGCCATCGAACCCCTCGACCCCGGCACGACCAACATCGACTTCGGTCACGTCGAACTCGAGGGCGTGGCTGGCGGCGACACCGACATCGACGTCGAAGTTGTCCGTCTCGAGGACCTCGATGACGACGATATCCCGGCAGAAACCCAGTCCGAATCGCTGACCGTCACTGGTGAGGAGCCGCCGGAAACGCCGACTGTTACGGTCGACCCAGCCGACGACGAGATCGACACTGGCGAGACGACGACCGTCGACCTCGGCCTCACGGAGGCACCCGACGGCCTGCTCGGCTTTACCGTCGATCTCACCATCGACGACAGCATCGTCGAGATCACCGATGCCGACATCAGCGAGCCGTTCCCTGATACGTCCCAGCCAATCAGCTACGTCGACATTGAGGGCGACACTGTCCGCCTCAGCGCCATCGAGCCGCTCGACCCCGGCACGACCGATATCGACTTCGGTCACGTCGAACTCGAGGGGCAGGCCAACGGCGACACCGACATCGACGTCGAAATCGTCCGCATGGAGGATCTCGACGACGACGATATCCCGGCAGAAACCGAATCCGCAACCCTCTCCGTCGTGGGTGAACCGGTTGAGGAACCGCCGGTCGTCCCCGAAGCCCTCGAGGTCGTCTCGACGACTGAGAGCTCCATCGAGGTCTCTTGGAGCGCCGACGCCAACGCGGCCAGCTTCAACGTCTACCTCGACGGCAGCCTCGACAGCGATACCACGATGACCAGCGCGACGATCACGGGTCTCGACGACGACACGACCTACGAAATCGGCGTCAGCGCTGTTGGCGACGACGGCGACGAGACCGACACCGCGACGGTGACGGCGACGACCGACGAAGAAGACGAACCAGCACCAGGCGACTACCCAACCTGGGAGTCGGACGTCCTCTACCAGCAAGGCGAGCGCGTCTCCTGGGATGGCGAGAACTGGGAAGCCAAGTGGACGAACCAGGGTCAGGAACCCGAATACGATGTCAACGGTACCTGGGAACCACTCGAGGGAGAGATTCCGCTCGAGGATGATCTGGCCGAACTGCAGCCCTCGAGTACGTCCGCCTCGGCCGGCGAGCGCCTCGAGTTCAGCGTCAGCGATACCTCCCCGAACGACGCCTGGATTACGTCCCTCGAGTGGGACTTCGGCGACGGCACGACCGCCAGTGGCTGGTGGAACGACCACACCTACGACTCGAGTGGCACGTACACGGTGACACTCACCGCGACGGACCAACTCGACCGTCAGTCGACTGACGAAGTCGAAATCACCGTCTCCTGA